From one Sciurus carolinensis chromosome 9, mSciCar1.2, whole genome shotgun sequence genomic stretch:
- the LOC124993083 gene encoding olfactory receptor 5H8-like, whose translation MKKENATLLTEFVLTGLPHQGEWKIALFLVFFVIYLITMVGNLGLISLIWKDPHLHIPMYFLLGHLAFVDAWISSTVTPKMLLDFLEKSNISLTECMVQFFSFASSATTECFLLAAMAYDRYVAICQPLLYPVIMTNRLCIWLLVLSFVGGFLHSLLHESFLFRLTFCNSNIVHHFFCEVIQLLKISCTDPSINYLMLFIFSGSVQVFSIVTILVSYTLVLSTILRKKSEKGMRKAFSTCGAHLFSVTLYYVPLLFMYVHPASSQTNDQDMFFSIVYTVVIPVLNPVIYSLRNKQVIDSITKILKNKVQI comes from the coding sequence atgaaaaaagaaaatgcaacattACTGACGGAGTTTGTTCTCACAGGACTTCCACACCAAGGAGAGTGGAAAATCGCCCTGTTCCTGGTATTCTTTGTGATCTACCTCATCACCATGGTGGGGAACCTTGGTCTGATTTCCCTTATCTGGAAGGATCCTCACCTTCACATCCCCATGTACTTTCTGCTCGGGCATTTAGCCTTTGTGGATGCTTGGATATCATCCACAGTGACCCCAAAGATGCTGCTCGACTTCTTAGAAAAGAGCAACATATCTCTCACTGAATGCATGGtacaatttttctcatttgcaagCAGTGCAACCACAGAGTGTTTCCTCTTAGCAGCAATGGCTTATGATCGCTATGTAGCTATATGTCAACCTTTACTGTATCCTGTGATTATGACCAATAGACTGTGCATTTGGCTACTAGTTTTGTCATTTGTAGGTGGCTTTTTACATTCACTACTTCATGAAAGCTTCTTATTCAGATTAACCTTCTGCAATTCCAATATAGTCCATCACTTTTTCTGTGAGGTTATACAATTGTTGAAGATTTCTTGTACTGATCCTTCTATCAATTATctaatgcttttcattttctctggttCAGTTCAAGTATTCAGCATTGTGACTATTTTGGTTTCTTATACACTAGTTCTCTctacaattttaagaaagaagtcagaaaaggGCATGAgaaaagccttctccacctgtggagCCCATCTTTTTTCTGTGACTTTATACTATGTCCCCCTTCTTTTCATGTATGTGCATCCTGCATCTTCACAAACAAATGATCAAGACATGTTCTTCTCCATAGTTTACACTGTTGTAATTCCTGTGTTAAACCCCGTCATATACAGCCTGAGAAACAAGCAGGTCATAGATTCAATaacaaaaatcttgaaaaacaagGTTCAGATCTGA